The following coding sequences are from one Brienomyrus brachyistius isolate T26 chromosome 15, BBRACH_0.4, whole genome shotgun sequence window:
- the malt2 gene encoding MALT paracaspase 2 isoform X2 — translation MAACLRKPTSRQGSPLMERIQITVQPESQFVQEGKSVTLKCQATGPMGLTYQWFKGKEEVPGGSGSELVLYPFVTPQQGHYICRVSQAEHFLFSQWARVSLAGSRSASMGTVYNFSSARDLCIIRQPQSMAVSEGETLHLECTVEGNPVPEYQWYHNKDPLPLAVDSHLKIPCVTTADRGQYSCRVYNCYQEVWSDEVHVSVGPCSFSESCWAENVQGSSACPVRLCRHFYATDKVALLIGNMNYQHHRQLKAPMSDVHELTNLLRQLDFKVVSLLDLSWQEMHSAVTEFLLLLDRGVYGLLYFAGHGYENYGNSFMVPIDAPASYTSEHCLWVQDVLQRMQERQTGLNVFLLDMCRKRNLNDDVIPQPGPLKVTANIVFGYATCVDAEAYEMNKDDVSNGIFMSFLKRRLLEDEKVTVMLDKVAEDMGRCDITRGRQALELRSNLSERRALTDRVEASSCPVAMSARNLQWAIAHVLPESRCLQFDCGVRVQLGFAAEFSNIMVVYSRILHRPSHVVACTAQLSDFSEGVDVDLKLTNRESPRDAGSWLLAADDSAELSLYTRFTALQKLKKELSFTVCLQYQYDSLDEQVQERLTVSVGKPLVAKLNLSEACLPCHASTASSFDSQVFGPVRSGGSPEPLHCCPPSAHSQSPSSVGWAPHLKPGNCANAACPGSANVPEETFSPEFELLQTEAPQAPSAACKSVQPSRSHLEDPPI, via the exons ATGGCAGCCTGTCTCAGGAAACCCACCTCAAGGCAGGGATCCccct TGATGGAGCGGATCCAGATTACAGTTCAGCCGGAATCTCAGTTTGTGCAGGAGGGCAAGAGCGTGACTTTGAAGTGCCAGGCGACCGGGCCGATGGGCCTGACCTACCAGTGGTTTAAGGGGAAGGAGGAG GTTCCTGGTGGCAGTGGCTCTGAGCTGGTGCTGTACCCGTTTGTGACACCTCAGCAGGGGCACTACATCTGCCGTGTGAGCCAGGCGGAGCACTTCCTCTTCTCGCAGTGGGCACGTGTCAGTTTGGCGGGCTCGCGCAGTGCCAGCATGG GAACTGTTTACAACTTCTCCTCTGCGAGGGATCTGTGCATCATCAGGCAGCCCCAAAGTATGGCCGTGTCTGAGGGGGAAACCCTGCATCTGGAATGTACAGTTGAGGGCAACCCAGTTCCCGAGTACCAGTGGTACCATAATAAGGACCCTCTGCCTCTGGCTGTGGACTCCCATCTCAAG ATTCCATGTGTGACCACTGCAGATAGGGGGCAGTATAGCTGCAGAGTGTACAATTGCTACCAGGAAGTCTGGAGTGATGAAGTTCACGTGTCAGTCG GTCCCTGCTCGTTCTCTGAATCTTGCTGGGCTGAGAATGTCCAAG gTTCATCTGCATGCCCAGTGAGGCTGTGCCGTCATTTCTATG CGACAGACAAGGTGGCCCTGCTTATTGGGAACATGAACTACCAGCACCACCGGCAGCTGAAGGCCCCCATGTCCGACGTCCACGAGCTCACCAACCTACTGCGGCAGCTGGACTTCAAAGTGGTGTCTTTGCTGGACCTCAGCTGGCAGGAGATGCACAGTGCCGTGACAGAGTTCCTTTTGCTGCTGGACCGCGGCGTCTACG GGTTGCTGTACTTTGCGGGTCACGGTTACGAGAACTATGGCAACAGCTTCATGGTGCCCATCGACGCGCCCGCTTCTTACACCTCAGAACACTGTCTGTGGGTGCAGGACGTGCTGCAGCGCATGCAGGAGCGTCAGACGGGGCTCAATGTCTTCCTCCTGGACATGTGTCGCAAACG AAACCTGAACGATGACGTCATTCCACAACCAGGGCCCCTGAAGGTGACGGCTAACATTGTTTTTGGCTACGCTAC GTGTGTTGATGCTGAGGCTTATGAGATGAATAAAGACGACGTGTCCAATGGGATCTTCATGAGCTTCCTTAAGAGGCGCCTCCTAGAGGATGAGAAGGTTACAGTCATGCTTGATAAGGTAGCTGAAG ACATGGGTCGCTGTGACATCACGCGCGGCCGCCAGGCCCTGGAGCTGCGCAGTAACCTGTCGGAGCGGCGTGCTTTGACCGATCGCGTCGAGGCCTCCAGCTGTCCCGTGGCCATGTCGGCTCGGAACCTGCAGTGGGCCATCGCTCACG TGCTTCCGGAGAGCCGCTGCCTGCAGTTCGACTGCGGCGTGAGGGTCCAGCTGGGATTCGCGGCCGAGTTCTCCAACATCATGGTCGTCTACAGCCGCATCCTGCACAGGCCGAGCCACGTGGTGGCCTGTACGGCCCAGCTGTCTGACTTCTCGGAG GGCGTAGACGTGGACTTGAAGCTGACCAATCGGGAGAGCCCGCGGGACGCAGGCAGCTGGCTGCTCGCCGCTGACGATTCGGCAGAGCTGAGCCTTTACACTCGCTTCACGGCGCTGCAGAAGCTCAAG AAGGAGCTCTCATTCACGGTGTGCCTTCAGTACCAGTATGACAGCCTGGATGAGCAGGTGCAGGAGAGGCTGACGGTCTCTGTAGGCAAACCCCTGGTGGCTAAGCTGAACCTCTCTGAggcctgccttccctgccacgCCTCCACGGCCTCCTCCTTCGACTCGCAGGTTTTCGGACCCGTGAGGTCTGGCGGTTCCCCTGAGCCACTTCACTGCTGCCCCCCAAGCGCACACAGCCAAAGCCCCTCCTCGGTCGGCTGGGCGCCGCATCTGAAGCCGGGGAACTGTGCCAACGCCGCCTGCCCGGGCAGCGCCAACGTCCCGGAGGAGACATTTAGCCCGGAGTTTGAGCTCCTCCAGACAGAAGCTCCTCAGGCTCCCTCAGCTGCCTGTAAGAGTGTGCAGCCCAGTCGCAGCCATTTGGAAGACCCTCCCATTTAG
- the malt2 gene encoding MALT paracaspase 2 isoform X1 — protein sequence MGDWSLGLGTLGEEALRKLAAMLDNPKCGWRQLAAALTEKPQFRYSEKQLMGCSLQVLSSTGSPGRSLLAMLADHACSLGFLLHCLKKIEHHSAVQYLSFTVMERIQITVQPESQFVQEGKSVTLKCQATGPMGLTYQWFKGKEEVPGGSGSELVLYPFVTPQQGHYICRVSQAEHFLFSQWARVSLAGSRSASMGTVYNFSSARDLCIIRQPQSMAVSEGETLHLECTVEGNPVPEYQWYHNKDPLPLAVDSHLKIPCVTTADRGQYSCRVYNCYQEVWSDEVHVSVGPCSFSESCWAENVQGSSACPVRLCRHFYATDKVALLIGNMNYQHHRQLKAPMSDVHELTNLLRQLDFKVVSLLDLSWQEMHSAVTEFLLLLDRGVYGLLYFAGHGYENYGNSFMVPIDAPASYTSEHCLWVQDVLQRMQERQTGLNVFLLDMCRKRNLNDDVIPQPGPLKVTANIVFGYATCVDAEAYEMNKDDVSNGIFMSFLKRRLLEDEKVTVMLDKVAEDMGRCDITRGRQALELRSNLSERRALTDRVEASSCPVAMSARNLQWAIAHVLPESRCLQFDCGVRVQLGFAAEFSNIMVVYSRILHRPSHVVACTAQLSDFSEGVDVDLKLTNRESPRDAGSWLLAADDSAELSLYTRFTALQKLKKELSFTVCLQYQYDSLDEQVQERLTVSVGKPLVAKLNLSEACLPCHASTASSFDSQVFGPVRSGGSPEPLHCCPPSAHSQSPSSVGWAPHLKPGNCANAACPGSANVPEETFSPEFELLQTEAPQAPSAACKSVQPSRSHLEDPPI from the exons ATGGGGGACTGGAGCCTGGGCTTGGGAACCCTGGGGGAGGAGGCGCTGCGCAAGCTGGCGGCAATGCTGGACAACCCCAAGTGCGGCTGGCGACAGCTGGCCGCTGCGCTGACGGAGAAACCGCAGTTCCGCTACAG TGAGAAGCAGCTGATGGGCTGCTCCCTCCAGGTGCTCAGCTCCACCGGCAGCCCCGGCCGCTCCCTGCTGGCCATGCTGGCCGACCATGCCTGCTCCCTGGGTTTCTTGCTGCACTGCCTCAAGAAGATCGAGCACCACAGTGCAGTTCAGTATCTCAGTTTTACAG TGATGGAGCGGATCCAGATTACAGTTCAGCCGGAATCTCAGTTTGTGCAGGAGGGCAAGAGCGTGACTTTGAAGTGCCAGGCGACCGGGCCGATGGGCCTGACCTACCAGTGGTTTAAGGGGAAGGAGGAG GTTCCTGGTGGCAGTGGCTCTGAGCTGGTGCTGTACCCGTTTGTGACACCTCAGCAGGGGCACTACATCTGCCGTGTGAGCCAGGCGGAGCACTTCCTCTTCTCGCAGTGGGCACGTGTCAGTTTGGCGGGCTCGCGCAGTGCCAGCATGG GAACTGTTTACAACTTCTCCTCTGCGAGGGATCTGTGCATCATCAGGCAGCCCCAAAGTATGGCCGTGTCTGAGGGGGAAACCCTGCATCTGGAATGTACAGTTGAGGGCAACCCAGTTCCCGAGTACCAGTGGTACCATAATAAGGACCCTCTGCCTCTGGCTGTGGACTCCCATCTCAAG ATTCCATGTGTGACCACTGCAGATAGGGGGCAGTATAGCTGCAGAGTGTACAATTGCTACCAGGAAGTCTGGAGTGATGAAGTTCACGTGTCAGTCG GTCCCTGCTCGTTCTCTGAATCTTGCTGGGCTGAGAATGTCCAAG gTTCATCTGCATGCCCAGTGAGGCTGTGCCGTCATTTCTATG CGACAGACAAGGTGGCCCTGCTTATTGGGAACATGAACTACCAGCACCACCGGCAGCTGAAGGCCCCCATGTCCGACGTCCACGAGCTCACCAACCTACTGCGGCAGCTGGACTTCAAAGTGGTGTCTTTGCTGGACCTCAGCTGGCAGGAGATGCACAGTGCCGTGACAGAGTTCCTTTTGCTGCTGGACCGCGGCGTCTACG GGTTGCTGTACTTTGCGGGTCACGGTTACGAGAACTATGGCAACAGCTTCATGGTGCCCATCGACGCGCCCGCTTCTTACACCTCAGAACACTGTCTGTGGGTGCAGGACGTGCTGCAGCGCATGCAGGAGCGTCAGACGGGGCTCAATGTCTTCCTCCTGGACATGTGTCGCAAACG AAACCTGAACGATGACGTCATTCCACAACCAGGGCCCCTGAAGGTGACGGCTAACATTGTTTTTGGCTACGCTAC GTGTGTTGATGCTGAGGCTTATGAGATGAATAAAGACGACGTGTCCAATGGGATCTTCATGAGCTTCCTTAAGAGGCGCCTCCTAGAGGATGAGAAGGTTACAGTCATGCTTGATAAGGTAGCTGAAG ACATGGGTCGCTGTGACATCACGCGCGGCCGCCAGGCCCTGGAGCTGCGCAGTAACCTGTCGGAGCGGCGTGCTTTGACCGATCGCGTCGAGGCCTCCAGCTGTCCCGTGGCCATGTCGGCTCGGAACCTGCAGTGGGCCATCGCTCACG TGCTTCCGGAGAGCCGCTGCCTGCAGTTCGACTGCGGCGTGAGGGTCCAGCTGGGATTCGCGGCCGAGTTCTCCAACATCATGGTCGTCTACAGCCGCATCCTGCACAGGCCGAGCCACGTGGTGGCCTGTACGGCCCAGCTGTCTGACTTCTCGGAG GGCGTAGACGTGGACTTGAAGCTGACCAATCGGGAGAGCCCGCGGGACGCAGGCAGCTGGCTGCTCGCCGCTGACGATTCGGCAGAGCTGAGCCTTTACACTCGCTTCACGGCGCTGCAGAAGCTCAAG AAGGAGCTCTCATTCACGGTGTGCCTTCAGTACCAGTATGACAGCCTGGATGAGCAGGTGCAGGAGAGGCTGACGGTCTCTGTAGGCAAACCCCTGGTGGCTAAGCTGAACCTCTCTGAggcctgccttccctgccacgCCTCCACGGCCTCCTCCTTCGACTCGCAGGTTTTCGGACCCGTGAGGTCTGGCGGTTCCCCTGAGCCACTTCACTGCTGCCCCCCAAGCGCACACAGCCAAAGCCCCTCCTCGGTCGGCTGGGCGCCGCATCTGAAGCCGGGGAACTGTGCCAACGCCGCCTGCCCGGGCAGCGCCAACGTCCCGGAGGAGACATTTAGCCCGGAGTTTGAGCTCCTCCAGACAGAAGCTCCTCAGGCTCCCTCAGCTGCCTGTAAGAGTGTGCAGCCCAGTCGCAGCCATTTGGAAGACCCTCCCATTTAG
- the malt2 gene encoding MALT paracaspase 2 isoform X3: protein MRWQPVSGNPPQVMERIQITVQPESQFVQEGKSVTLKCQATGPMGLTYQWFKGKEEVPGGSGSELVLYPFVTPQQGHYICRVSQAEHFLFSQWARVSLAGSRSASMGTVYNFSSARDLCIIRQPQSMAVSEGETLHLECTVEGNPVPEYQWYHNKDPLPLAVDSHLKIPCVTTADRGQYSCRVYNCYQEVWSDEVHVSVGPCSFSESCWAENVQGSSACPVRLCRHFYATDKVALLIGNMNYQHHRQLKAPMSDVHELTNLLRQLDFKVVSLLDLSWQEMHSAVTEFLLLLDRGVYGLLYFAGHGYENYGNSFMVPIDAPASYTSEHCLWVQDVLQRMQERQTGLNVFLLDMCRKRNLNDDVIPQPGPLKVTANIVFGYATCVDAEAYEMNKDDVSNGIFMSFLKRRLLEDEKVTVMLDKVAEDMGRCDITRGRQALELRSNLSERRALTDRVEASSCPVAMSARNLQWAIAHVLPESRCLQFDCGVRVQLGFAAEFSNIMVVYSRILHRPSHVVACTAQLSDFSEGVDVDLKLTNRESPRDAGSWLLAADDSAELSLYTRFTALQKLKKELSFTVCLQYQYDSLDEQVQERLTVSVGKPLVAKLNLSEACLPCHASTASSFDSQVFGPVRSGGSPEPLHCCPPSAHSQSPSSVGWAPHLKPGNCANAACPGSANVPEETFSPEFELLQTEAPQAPSAACKSVQPSRSHLEDPPI, encoded by the exons ATGAGATGGCAGCCTGTCTCAGGAAACCCACCTCAAG TGATGGAGCGGATCCAGATTACAGTTCAGCCGGAATCTCAGTTTGTGCAGGAGGGCAAGAGCGTGACTTTGAAGTGCCAGGCGACCGGGCCGATGGGCCTGACCTACCAGTGGTTTAAGGGGAAGGAGGAG GTTCCTGGTGGCAGTGGCTCTGAGCTGGTGCTGTACCCGTTTGTGACACCTCAGCAGGGGCACTACATCTGCCGTGTGAGCCAGGCGGAGCACTTCCTCTTCTCGCAGTGGGCACGTGTCAGTTTGGCGGGCTCGCGCAGTGCCAGCATGG GAACTGTTTACAACTTCTCCTCTGCGAGGGATCTGTGCATCATCAGGCAGCCCCAAAGTATGGCCGTGTCTGAGGGGGAAACCCTGCATCTGGAATGTACAGTTGAGGGCAACCCAGTTCCCGAGTACCAGTGGTACCATAATAAGGACCCTCTGCCTCTGGCTGTGGACTCCCATCTCAAG ATTCCATGTGTGACCACTGCAGATAGGGGGCAGTATAGCTGCAGAGTGTACAATTGCTACCAGGAAGTCTGGAGTGATGAAGTTCACGTGTCAGTCG GTCCCTGCTCGTTCTCTGAATCTTGCTGGGCTGAGAATGTCCAAG gTTCATCTGCATGCCCAGTGAGGCTGTGCCGTCATTTCTATG CGACAGACAAGGTGGCCCTGCTTATTGGGAACATGAACTACCAGCACCACCGGCAGCTGAAGGCCCCCATGTCCGACGTCCACGAGCTCACCAACCTACTGCGGCAGCTGGACTTCAAAGTGGTGTCTTTGCTGGACCTCAGCTGGCAGGAGATGCACAGTGCCGTGACAGAGTTCCTTTTGCTGCTGGACCGCGGCGTCTACG GGTTGCTGTACTTTGCGGGTCACGGTTACGAGAACTATGGCAACAGCTTCATGGTGCCCATCGACGCGCCCGCTTCTTACACCTCAGAACACTGTCTGTGGGTGCAGGACGTGCTGCAGCGCATGCAGGAGCGTCAGACGGGGCTCAATGTCTTCCTCCTGGACATGTGTCGCAAACG AAACCTGAACGATGACGTCATTCCACAACCAGGGCCCCTGAAGGTGACGGCTAACATTGTTTTTGGCTACGCTAC GTGTGTTGATGCTGAGGCTTATGAGATGAATAAAGACGACGTGTCCAATGGGATCTTCATGAGCTTCCTTAAGAGGCGCCTCCTAGAGGATGAGAAGGTTACAGTCATGCTTGATAAGGTAGCTGAAG ACATGGGTCGCTGTGACATCACGCGCGGCCGCCAGGCCCTGGAGCTGCGCAGTAACCTGTCGGAGCGGCGTGCTTTGACCGATCGCGTCGAGGCCTCCAGCTGTCCCGTGGCCATGTCGGCTCGGAACCTGCAGTGGGCCATCGCTCACG TGCTTCCGGAGAGCCGCTGCCTGCAGTTCGACTGCGGCGTGAGGGTCCAGCTGGGATTCGCGGCCGAGTTCTCCAACATCATGGTCGTCTACAGCCGCATCCTGCACAGGCCGAGCCACGTGGTGGCCTGTACGGCCCAGCTGTCTGACTTCTCGGAG GGCGTAGACGTGGACTTGAAGCTGACCAATCGGGAGAGCCCGCGGGACGCAGGCAGCTGGCTGCTCGCCGCTGACGATTCGGCAGAGCTGAGCCTTTACACTCGCTTCACGGCGCTGCAGAAGCTCAAG AAGGAGCTCTCATTCACGGTGTGCCTTCAGTACCAGTATGACAGCCTGGATGAGCAGGTGCAGGAGAGGCTGACGGTCTCTGTAGGCAAACCCCTGGTGGCTAAGCTGAACCTCTCTGAggcctgccttccctgccacgCCTCCACGGCCTCCTCCTTCGACTCGCAGGTTTTCGGACCCGTGAGGTCTGGCGGTTCCCCTGAGCCACTTCACTGCTGCCCCCCAAGCGCACACAGCCAAAGCCCCTCCTCGGTCGGCTGGGCGCCGCATCTGAAGCCGGGGAACTGTGCCAACGCCGCCTGCCCGGGCAGCGCCAACGTCCCGGAGGAGACATTTAGCCCGGAGTTTGAGCTCCTCCAGACAGAAGCTCCTCAGGCTCCCTCAGCTGCCTGTAAGAGTGTGCAGCCCAGTCGCAGCCATTTGGAAGACCCTCCCATTTAG